A single window of Bradyrhizobium daqingense DNA harbors:
- a CDS encoding transglycosylase domain-containing protein yields the protein MAWGKKMGGRKEPLFGLPAALSDLRLTAADRVPGGEDKPKKTAKSSAKRKSEDAGDEPPRERKAQASRSGAKRRAKTAGGFGLGRLVYWGAVLSLWGVIAVIGVVIYVGAHLPPIQSLEIPKRPPTIQIVGIDGSMLAQRGEMAGANVALKDLPPYLPKAFIAIEDRRFYSHYGIDPVGILRALVTNVLHRGVSQGGSTLTQQLAKNLFLTQERTMQRKLQEVELAIWLERKHSKNEILELYLNRVYFGSGAYGVEAAAQRYFGKSAKNVTVAEAAMLAGLVKSPSRLAPNRNPEGAEARAQLVLAAMADAKFITDEQAKASIGHPSYNVKPVGAGTINYVADWIGEVLDDLVGQIDESIKVETTIDPKLQSLAEAAIIDELAAKSVKFNVSQGALVAMTPDGAVRAMVGGRNYSESQYNRAVTAKRQPGSSFKPFVYLTALEQGLTPDTMRQDAPIEVKGWRPENYTHEYFGSVTLTQALAMSLNTVAIRLGLEVGPKNVVRTAHRLGISSKLEPNASIALGTSEVSVVELVGAYAPFANGGLAVAPHVVTRIRTLSGKLLYMRQPEERNQVVDPRYVGMMNAMMRETLISGTAKKAEIPGWPAAGKTGTSQDYRDAWFIGYTANLVTGVWLGNDDNSPTKKATGGGLPVEVWTRFMKTAHEGVPVAALPSTSGGWGLSNLAQAASQVSPPTAIAPAPSNNGGYRPPPPTRANVRPEAAAGLDGWLMDRLFGGNR from the coding sequence ATGGCGTGGGGAAAGAAAATGGGTGGGCGGAAAGAGCCGCTGTTCGGCTTGCCCGCGGCGCTTTCCGATCTGCGTCTGACCGCAGCGGACCGCGTCCCCGGCGGCGAAGACAAGCCGAAGAAAACAGCGAAATCATCCGCCAAGCGCAAGAGCGAGGATGCCGGCGACGAGCCGCCGCGCGAGCGCAAGGCGCAGGCCAGCCGCAGCGGTGCGAAACGCCGCGCGAAGACGGCCGGCGGCTTCGGCCTCGGCCGCCTGGTCTATTGGGGCGCGGTGCTGAGCCTGTGGGGCGTGATCGCCGTGATCGGCGTCGTGATCTATGTCGGCGCCCATCTGCCGCCGATCCAGTCGCTGGAAATTCCCAAGCGCCCGCCGACGATCCAGATCGTCGGCATCGACGGCAGCATGCTGGCGCAGCGCGGCGAGATGGCCGGCGCCAATGTCGCCCTGAAGGACTTGCCGCCATATCTGCCCAAGGCGTTCATCGCCATCGAGGACCGCCGCTTCTATTCGCATTACGGCATCGACCCGGTCGGCATCCTACGCGCCCTCGTCACCAACGTGCTCCATCGCGGCGTGTCGCAGGGCGGCTCGACTCTGACGCAGCAGCTCGCCAAAAACCTGTTCCTGACCCAGGAGCGCACCATGCAGCGCAAGCTGCAGGAGGTGGAGCTCGCGATCTGGCTGGAGCGCAAGCATTCCAAGAACGAGATTTTGGAGCTCTACCTCAATCGCGTCTATTTCGGCTCCGGCGCCTATGGCGTCGAAGCTGCGGCGCAGCGTTATTTCGGCAAGTCGGCGAAGAACGTGACGGTCGCGGAAGCGGCGATGCTCGCCGGCCTCGTCAAGTCGCCGTCGCGCCTTGCACCGAACCGCAATCCGGAAGGCGCAGAGGCGCGCGCGCAGCTCGTGCTCGCCGCCATGGCGGATGCCAAATTCATCACGGATGAGCAGGCCAAGGCTTCGATCGGCCATCCCTCCTACAACGTCAAGCCGGTCGGCGCCGGCACGATCAACTATGTCGCCGATTGGATCGGCGAGGTGCTGGACGACCTGGTCGGCCAGATCGACGAAAGCATCAAGGTCGAGACCACCATCGATCCCAAGCTGCAGAGCTTGGCGGAAGCCGCCATCATCGACGAGCTCGCGGCCAAGAGCGTGAAGTTCAACGTCAGCCAGGGCGCGCTGGTCGCCATGACGCCCGACGGCGCCGTGCGCGCCATGGTCGGCGGGCGGAACTATTCGGAGAGCCAGTACAATCGCGCGGTCACCGCAAAGCGCCAGCCGGGGTCCTCGTTCAAGCCATTCGTGTATCTCACCGCGCTCGAGCAGGGCCTGACGCCCGACACGATGCGCCAGGACGCGCCGATCGAGGTCAAGGGCTGGCGGCCCGAGAACTACACCCACGAATATTTCGGCTCGGTGACCCTGACACAGGCGCTGGCGATGTCGCTCAATACCGTCGCGATCCGCCTCGGCCTCGAGGTCGGGCCGAAGAACGTGGTGCGGACCGCACACCGGCTCGGCATTTCCTCCAAGCTCGAGCCCAACGCCTCGATTGCGCTCGGCACCTCCGAAGTCTCCGTGGTCGAACTGGTCGGCGCCTATGCGCCGTTCGCCAATGGTGGCCTCGCGGTGGCGCCGCATGTCGTCACGCGGATCAGGACGCTCAGCGGCAAGCTGCTCTACATGCGCCAGCCGGAGGAGCGCAATCAGGTCGTCGATCCCCGCTATGTCGGCATGATGAATGCGATGATGCGGGAGACGCTGATTTCAGGCACCGCCAAGAAGGCGGAGATTCCGGGCTGGCCAGCGGCCGGCAAGACCGGCACCAGCCAGGATTATCGCGACGCCTGGTTCATCGGCTACACCGCCAACCTCGTCACCGGCGTCTGGCTCGGCAATGACGACAACTCGCCGACCAAGAAGGCCACCGGTGGTGGCCTGCCTGTGGAAGTCTGGACGCGCTTCATGAAGACGGCGCACGAAGGCGTGCCGGTGGCGGCGTTGCCGAGCACATCAGGTGGCTGGGGCCTGTCGAACCTCGCGCAGGCGGCCTCGCAGGTGTCACCGCCCACGGCGATCGCACCGGCTCCGTCTAACAATGGCGGCTATCGCCCGCCGCCACCGACGCGCGCCAATGTCCGGCCTGAGGCTGCCGCAGGGCTCGACGGCTGGCTGATGGACCGGCTGTTTGGCGGAAACCGATAG
- a CDS encoding M48 family metallopeptidase produces the protein MICFCAERFPWRRLWQNPGALLPPGLTDMATRALLYRRPHEPKTLVITHGSQFFAIRLRRHRRARRYTLRIHPSDREAILTMPPRGTLAEAKDFAQRHGAWIAARLGRLPKAAPFQPGTVIPLRGTPHRIVHRAGTRGTVWTEMRDSGERILCVAGGLEHVDRRVSDFLKREARRDLQRSAESYAAELGVRVKRLSIRDQSSRWGSCTSAGSLSFSWRLILAPPFVLDYLAAHEVAHLVEMNHSHRFWRVCGKICPSMERAKKWLDTYGNDLHRYGVED, from the coding sequence GCGCCGAGCGCTTCCCTTGGCGGCGGTTATGGCAGAATCCGGGCGCTCTCCTGCCCCCCGGACTGACAGACATGGCCACCCGCGCACTCCTTTATCGTCGGCCCCACGAACCGAAGACCCTTGTCATCACCCATGGATCGCAGTTTTTTGCGATCCGCTTGCGTCGGCACAGACGCGCGCGCCGCTACACGCTCAGAATCCATCCGAGCGATCGCGAAGCCATCCTGACCATGCCGCCCCGCGGCACGCTCGCCGAAGCAAAGGACTTTGCGCAGCGTCACGGTGCGTGGATCGCCGCGCGCCTCGGCCGCTTGCCGAAGGCGGCGCCGTTCCAGCCGGGCACGGTGATACCGCTGCGCGGCACGCCCCATCGCATCGTTCATCGCGCAGGTACCCGCGGCACGGTCTGGACCGAGATGCGCGACAGCGGTGAACGCATTCTCTGCGTTGCCGGTGGGCTCGAGCATGTCGATCGCCGCGTCAGCGACTTCCTCAAGCGCGAAGCGCGCCGCGACCTGCAGCGCTCGGCGGAAAGCTACGCCGCCGAGCTCGGCGTTCGCGTCAAGCGTCTCTCGATCCGCGACCAGTCCAGCCGCTGGGGCTCCTGCACCTCAGCCGGCTCGCTGTCCTTCTCCTGGCGCCTGATCCTCGCGCCGCCCTTCGTGCTCGACTACCTCGCCGCGCACGAGGTCGCTCATCTCGTCGAGATGAACCACTCGCACCGATTCTGGCGCGTCTGCGGCAAGATCTGCCCCTCGATGGAACGCGCCAAGAAGTGGCTCGACACGTACGGCAATGATCTGCACCGGTACGGGGTCGAGGATTAG
- a CDS encoding DUF1330 domain-containing protein, giving the protein MGHIDPTKEIFAQFREKDRPGPIHMLNLVRLRNEAAYPDGRKASGAEAYAAYGRESGPVFERLGGRIVWQGRFELMLIGPQDERWDHCFIAEYPSVAAFVEMIRDPVYREAVKHRQAAVEDSRLIRHAVLPVGKNFGEIPS; this is encoded by the coding sequence ATGGGCCATATCGATCCGACCAAGGAGATCTTCGCGCAGTTCCGGGAGAAGGACCGCCCCGGACCGATCCACATGCTCAATCTGGTGCGCCTGCGCAACGAGGCGGCCTACCCCGATGGCCGCAAGGCGAGCGGCGCGGAAGCCTATGCGGCGTATGGCCGCGAAAGCGGCCCGGTGTTCGAGCGCCTCGGCGGCCGCATCGTCTGGCAAGGCCGATTCGAGCTGATGCTGATCGGCCCGCAGGACGAGCGCTGGGACCATTGCTTCATCGCCGAATATCCCAGCGTTGCCGCCTTCGTCGAGATGATCCGCGATCCCGTCTATCGCGAGGCGGTGAAGCACCGCCAGGCCGCGGTGGAGGATTCGCGGCTGATCCGGCATGCCGTATTGCCGGTCGGCAAGAATTTTGGCGAGATACCGTCCTGA